The sequence below is a genomic window from Nostoc flagelliforme CCNUN1.
TCAGGTTCGCTAGCAGATTTTAGTTTCAAAGGCTGGGAGTTCATTCCGCCATTACCGCGCAATCGCCATCGCTTGTTAGGTAAGATAAACATGGTGGCAGATTTTAGCCTCTTAATTACGCTTCTTGAAGTAGAAAGTATGCGTTCCCAAACGTCTGTTCTAACCCTTCGATATACAATAACATTACGTGCTTGGTTGAGCTTGCGTGTACTATCAATTAGGTTGATTAGAGCATCAAAGATAGTCCCCACGATTGATTTTGCCATTACCTCTTTTGGCACAACTACATCTTGGGCAGTTTGAATCAGGTTGACCAGATGCTCGCGCATTTGATTATCTGAAATCACACCTACTTTATAATTGATGACGATAGATGCAGCTTTTGGGTTAGCACGGACATTTGTAACTCTAGTATCAGATTCTATAGCTAATTTGAGTTGATTAGCATACTCAGTATCTCTGGCTAGCAGAGGAATACGAAAACGAATCCGTCCAGGAATTGTATGGACAATGCTATAGAATATCTTTTGGGATGGCGCTGTTTTATTAGCTACGTTTTTAGCTGCCTTTTTTGGTGGTAAACGCAGGTTAAGGCTAGCAGCTTTGTCAGAGTTAGACCGTTTTATAGAAGTCATAGTACTATTTTTTAATTCCAAAAAACAAAAAATGCAAGCAGGCTTATAAACTTATCTATTGATGTTCTAAGAGAGCGTTTTATTGAGTTGCATTGACTTTACTTTAGTCATACATATTTTTTTGAGTTTAAAAATCTATCTCAGTAGTGAATCTACCTGTCGCTGGTATCAGGTTGATTAAGTTTCTTTAACACTGTGGTTCACTAATAATAATGGAATAATCAAGACGATAAACGTTAAAGAAGCCAAAAGGAAAAAGGCACTTACCAATATATTTAGGGATTCAGCATCGTACTTAATTAAAGCCGCTAAATCCGAGGTTTGGCTTTGTGCTTAAAACCCTGCTCCCTCTTGCCCTCTGCCTTGCTGATAAATGCTCTTTCTCCTCCCTTCTTATATAAATATCATTTTTATTTACAAGTATTTCATTACATAGACTTATTGACATGTAAGCATTTTCATGAGTTACAGTTGAGTTACTATATTCTCAAGTAGTAAAATCAAAAGTATGTATGAATTTACCCGATGGCAGTATTGCCCTAGTTTCATGCAATTTGATTTTAGAGTCAGAAAATGATGGCGATTATTTAAATTTTCGGATTGCCTACTGGGGTTTGGGACAAGGTAATTATTATTATAAAACAATTGCTCGTTTACCTTATCGAGAAATTTTGCAAGAGTCTGCTAAAAGACGGGCGTTAGAATGGAAAAAAATTAGAGACGAACTCTTGGCATTGGGAGAAGAAAGCGAGGAAATCAATCATATTGGAAAAGATAATGTTGTTAATTTGGCAATTTTAGAAAAGGTAGAAAAATGGAATGAAAAAGGAATTGATATTAGTAAGTTATCTTTACAATATCAAGTCAACCGTCAGGACTTTGAAAACCTTTGCCAGGTTTTGATTACTTATCACTGTTTGGTTGCTGGTTGGGTAGCAGATGCTTACCACCTGGTTAATCATGGTGTAGCTCCGCTACTACCAGAGTTGCTGCCGAGTTTGCTGTCAGATACTTTTGATTTACAATCAATACAGATTATCGCCTCCGGTTATAAGCAAGTTTACCAAGCTCTGGAAAATGAGCGCTGTTACTGGATTCCAGAATTGGCTTTGCAATTAGCCCAGAGTTTATCTCATTTAAGCGATGCCTACGGCGGTAAACTACGCTCTTGGGCAAATGAACAGCTTGATTATTCTGTGAATACATGGTTACAACTACGCCAAATATCACTACCGGATTCTACAAACCCACTTCAGGCAATGCAATCAGCCGTCAGCGTCAAAGATGAGGAATATGTCAAAAAGTTAAGAGAATATTTTGTTGCAGTCGGTGATAGTCAGAGTCTTGCTGATGTTGAGGAAATTTTGAATTGCGTCGCCAACCTCAAACACCAAGTTACATTACAACATATCGTTCTCAGCCATACCCTAACTGGACATTCAGAAAAAGTGACATCTATCGTCATTAGTCCTGATTCTGAGAGTTTAGTTACCGGGTGTGCAGATAAAACCATCAAAGTATGGAATCTTAAAAGCGGCAAACTTATTCGTACCCTCACAGAAGATTTAGGCGAAATTTCCTCTGTTGCGATTAGTCCTGATGAACATTATCTTGCTGTTGGTAGTTGCCAACATCCCAAAAGTAATGTGAGAGTCTACAACCTCAATTCTGGCAAACTAATTCACACTCTGTTAGGACATCAAAAACCGGTTAACTGCATCGCCATCAGTCCTGATGGACAAATTCTTGCCAGTGGTAGCAATAAAATCAAAATTTGGAATTTGCATAAAGGCAATGCCTACGGCGGGCTATGCCAACGCATTTGTACCCTTTGGCATTCATCCGCAGTTAATTCTGCTGCTATCAGCCCTGATGGTACAATCCTCGCTAGTGGTAGTTCTGAC
It includes:
- a CDS encoding HMA2 domain-containing protein; amino-acid sequence: MTSIKRSNSDKAASLNLRLPPKKAAKNVANKTAPSQKIFYSIVHTIPGRIRFRIPLLARDTEYANQLKLAIESDTRVTNVRANPKAASIVINYKVGVISDNQMREHLVNLIQTAQDVVVPKEVMAKSIVGTIFDALINLIDSTRKLNQARNVIVYRRVRTDVWERILSTSRSVIKRLKSATMFILPNKRWRLRGNGGMNSQPLKLKSASEPELV